In the Paenibacillus sp. FSL H7-0357 genome, one interval contains:
- a CDS encoding HRDC domain-containing protein, translated as MQIVFMNRLSRMSGADQEAFAQLWIGEEEGSWSVGWRDFSGAEELSDNIWYEGGSWNEMLCVYRHELAVKMGDGYRPLIDGVFHEEEGLNSRNQEQLKLQHYSEQHANEAIYEELCAWRRGRASSERKAPYILASNRLLRMLSAFLPRTPEELLQIPGVGEGKASQYGAEWLNITSGASRDHSYPLSWVNEAVEEEAFSSWLYKQKELKYKKQLERLRLRRIVLQGIENGLGMDQLKTTSGVSRREVLEAVEELEKDGYSVEKLIELELQGISPNEQDSIWTAYELLGDSFLKPVLYKTYGEEFSPAEGLDMYYERLRLIRIRFRRGTESGVEMATGF; from the coding sequence ATGCAGATCGTATTTATGAACCGGTTGTCGAGAATGTCAGGGGCGGACCAGGAAGCGTTTGCCCAGCTATGGATTGGCGAGGAAGAAGGCAGTTGGAGTGTGGGCTGGCGCGATTTTTCCGGAGCCGAGGAGCTGAGCGACAATATTTGGTATGAGGGCGGCTCATGGAATGAGATGTTATGTGTATACAGGCATGAGCTGGCGGTAAAGATGGGGGACGGCTACCGTCCGTTAATCGACGGCGTATTCCATGAAGAAGAGGGTCTGAACAGCCGTAATCAGGAGCAGCTCAAGCTGCAGCATTACAGCGAACAGCACGCTAACGAAGCCATCTATGAGGAGCTCTGCGCCTGGCGCAGGGGCAGGGCATCCAGTGAGCGCAAAGCGCCTTATATTCTGGCCAGCAACCGTCTGCTGCGGATGCTCAGCGCATTTCTTCCCCGCACGCCGGAGGAACTGCTGCAAATCCCGGGGGTCGGCGAGGGAAAGGCTTCGCAATACGGGGCCGAATGGCTGAACATCACTTCGGGAGCTTCGCGTGATCACAGTTATCCGCTGAGCTGGGTCAACGAGGCTGTTGAAGAGGAAGCTTTCAGCTCATGGCTTTATAAGCAGAAAGAGCTTAAGTACAAGAAACAGCTGGAACGGTTGCGGCTGCGGCGCATAGTGCTCCAGGGGATTGAAAACGGCCTGGGAATGGACCAGCTCAAAACGACGAGCGGGGTTAGCCGCCGTGAAGTGCTCGAAGCGGTAGAAGAACTGGAGAAGGACGGATATTCCGTGGAGAAGCTGATTGAGCTGGAACTACAGGGAATTTCACCAAACGAGCAGGACAGTATATGGACCGCTTATGAACTGTTGGGGGATTCCTTCCTGAAGCCTGTGCTGTATAAAACGTACGGAGAGGAATTTTCACCTGCCGAAGGGCTGGATATGTATTATGAACGGCTGCGGCTGATCCGGATCCGTTTCCGGCGCGGTACGGAGAGCGGAGTGGAGATGGCTACGGGGTTTTAG
- a CDS encoding cobalt-precorrin-5B (C(1))-methyltransferase, which produces MTEETASKPMRRGYTTGACAAAAAKGAALLLITGDAPESVELYLPAGFRHTFELTGWQRQDNFTAICATVKDAGDDPDATHRAWIEATVSWLEHPGVEIDGGRGVGRVTKPGLPVGVGEAAINPVPRRMILEAVSEVLEEHGAARGLRVVISVPEGEAIALKTLNPRLGIVGGISILGTRGVVTPFSTEAYKASVVQAISVAAATGNRGLILTTGGSSEKYAMAMFPELPEEAFIQMGEYVGFSLGHAKAYGFSKVTLVGMAGKYSKVAQGAMLIHSKNAPVDFGFLSQVASEAGADEELVQEIAAANTASQVVDMMTEAGNYAFFEQLCLHACRHCLIHMNGEMTVEMVLITMKGRVLGRAEICG; this is translated from the coding sequence ATGACTGAGGAGACCGCTTCAAAACCTATGCGCCGGGGTTATACCACCGGCGCCTGTGCTGCCGCCGCAGCCAAAGGCGCGGCACTCCTGCTGATCACAGGCGATGCGCCGGAGAGCGTGGAGCTTTACTTGCCGGCGGGATTCCGGCATACCTTCGAACTGACCGGATGGCAGCGTCAGGATAATTTCACGGCAATCTGTGCCACGGTGAAGGATGCCGGGGATGATCCGGATGCCACTCACCGGGCCTGGATCGAGGCCACTGTCAGTTGGCTGGAACATCCCGGTGTGGAGATTGACGGCGGGCGGGGCGTCGGCAGAGTAACGAAGCCGGGGCTGCCGGTAGGGGTAGGAGAAGCCGCGATTAATCCGGTGCCCCGTCGTATGATTCTGGAAGCTGTATCCGAGGTGCTGGAAGAGCATGGCGCCGCCCGGGGACTGCGGGTGGTAATCAGTGTGCCCGAAGGCGAAGCCATTGCGCTCAAGACACTCAATCCGCGCCTAGGCATCGTAGGCGGTATTTCGATACTCGGCACAAGGGGAGTGGTTACGCCGTTCTCCACTGAAGCCTATAAGGCGAGTGTGGTTCAGGCCATATCGGTTGCAGCTGCTACAGGGAACAGGGGCCTGATCCTCACTACCGGCGGCAGCAGTGAAAAATATGCCATGGCAATGTTCCCGGAGCTTCCGGAGGAAGCTTTTATCCAGATGGGCGAATACGTGGGGTTCTCTCTCGGCCATGCCAAAGCCTATGGATTCAGCAAGGTGACGCTTGTCGGTATGGCGGGCAAATATTCCAAAGTAGCACAGGGTGCCATGCTGATTCATTCAAAAAATGCACCGGTTGATTTCGGTTTTTTGTCCCAAGTAGCGTCCGAAGCCGGGGCTGACGAAGAACTGGTGCAGGAGATTGCTGCCGCCAATACGGCTTCGCAGGTTGTGGACATGATGACGGAGGCCGGGAATTACGCTTTTTTTGAACAATTATGCCTTCATGCCTGCAGACATTGCCTGATTCACATGAATGGGGAGATGACGGTAGAAATGGTGCTGATCACGATGAAAGGCCGAGTGCTGGGAAGGGCGGAAATCTGTGGCTAA
- the cobI gene encoding precorrin-2 C(20)-methyltransferase codes for MLAVGTLYGVGVGPGDPELITVKACRLLKECPVIAYPAAKKGGKSYAQEIVDTYVNEDEKVMLGLVFPMTKDPVQLENGWRWTVELCWNELRLGNDVAFVTEGDPNLYSTFIHLARLMQEQHPVVPIVSVPGISSVLGAAAALEQPLADGDQRVGIIPATDDREALKEALLHHDTVVFLKVAKVLDLVLEVLDELGLGGKASVVTKVTSPYETVWRDARELRGSDLEYLSLMVVSK; via the coding sequence TTGCTGGCTGTAGGTACCTTGTATGGAGTGGGTGTCGGTCCCGGGGACCCGGAGCTGATTACGGTCAAAGCCTGCCGTCTGTTGAAAGAATGTCCGGTGATCGCCTATCCGGCTGCCAAAAAAGGCGGTAAATCCTATGCACAGGAGATCGTCGACACCTATGTAAATGAGGACGAAAAGGTCATGCTGGGACTTGTGTTTCCGATGACTAAAGACCCTGTGCAGCTGGAGAACGGGTGGCGCTGGACTGTGGAGCTGTGCTGGAATGAGCTGCGCCTTGGCAATGATGTTGCTTTTGTGACGGAGGGTGACCCCAATCTGTACAGCACCTTTATTCATCTGGCCCGTTTAATGCAAGAGCAGCATCCCGTTGTGCCGATTGTATCGGTTCCCGGAATTTCATCGGTGCTGGGTGCCGCTGCGGCACTCGAACAGCCGCTTGCCGACGGCGATCAGCGGGTGGGTATTATTCCGGCTACCGATGACCGCGAGGCGCTGAAGGAAGCGCTGCTGCATCATGATACTGTAGTGTTCCTTAAGGTGGCGAAGGTGCTTGATCTGGTGCTGGAGGTGCTGGATGAACTGGGTCTTGGAGGAAAAGCGTCCGTTGTCACCAAGGTGACTTCTCCCTATGAGACCGTCTGGCGGGATGCCCGCGAGCTGCGCGGCTCGGATCTGGAGTATTTGAGTCTGATGGTGGTGAGCAAATGA
- a CDS encoding cobalt-precorrin 5A hydrolase → MDKKYAAVAITRNGIKLALTLGEQLGGTEVFCYAKYSGELEELPGERRIFAEPLKELLPVLFRRYEALILFFSLGAAVRLAAPLLQDKKTDPAVIVIDERGEHVISMLSGHLGGANRLTLQIAGLLGSHPVITTASDVQGTFAADLLGHEFGWRPESFTHMKAVSAALVNGERVAFLQEHGECGWLHPGAALPEHVQLCGDMAEMRAASFSAAIVVTDRLLKAPEAAALPERTVVYRPRSLVLGLGCNRGTSAAELEAVVAETLAELGLSLLSVRNAATAGIKGDEAGLLALCAKHGWELALYPPEQLNTVPLDQPSEIVFKATGAYGVCEPAALLSSGAKDLLLPKKKSGNVTIAVARVIFDRGEANADV, encoded by the coding sequence ATGGATAAGAAATATGCGGCTGTCGCCATTACACGTAACGGCATTAAGCTTGCGCTGACGCTGGGGGAGCAACTGGGCGGTACCGAAGTATTCTGCTACGCCAAGTACAGCGGGGAGCTTGAAGAGCTACCGGGGGAACGCCGGATATTTGCTGAGCCGCTAAAAGAGCTGCTGCCGGTTCTATTCCGACGTTATGAGGCTTTGATTCTTTTCTTCTCGCTTGGCGCAGCGGTAAGATTAGCTGCGCCTTTACTGCAGGATAAAAAAACCGACCCCGCCGTCATCGTGATTGACGAACGCGGAGAGCATGTAATCAGCATGCTCTCCGGCCATTTAGGCGGGGCCAACAGGCTGACACTGCAGATTGCCGGGCTGCTGGGCAGCCATCCGGTGATCACGACCGCCTCGGATGTTCAGGGGACGTTCGCGGCGGATTTGCTCGGCCATGAATTCGGCTGGCGGCCGGAGAGCTTCACCCACATGAAGGCGGTGAGCGCCGCCTTGGTGAACGGCGAGCGGGTAGCCTTCCTGCAGGAGCACGGGGAGTGCGGCTGGCTGCACCCCGGAGCGGCATTGCCCGAGCATGTGCAGCTCTGCGGGGATATGGCTGAAATGCGCGCGGCTTCCTTCAGCGCGGCAATTGTTGTAACCGACCGGCTGCTGAAAGCGCCGGAAGCGGCGGCTTTGCCGGAACGGACCGTAGTGTACCGTCCGCGCAGCCTGGTGCTCGGCCTGGGCTGCAACCGCGGCACTTCGGCGGCGGAGCTGGAAGCCGTGGTGGCGGAAACCCTGGCAGAGCTGGGGCTGTCCCTCCTAAGCGTGCGGAATGCGGCCACTGCCGGGATCAAAGGCGATGAAGCCGGACTGCTCGCTTTGTGCGCCAAGCACGGCTGGGAGCTGGCTTTATATCCGCCGGAGCAGCTGAATACGGTTCCGCTGGACCAGCCGTCGGAAATTGTATTCAAGGCGACCGGAGCATATGGTGTTTGCGAGCCTGCAGCCCTTTTGTCTTCCGGTGCGAAGGACTTGCTTTTGCCCAAGAAAAAAAGCGGCAATGTGACGATTGCCGTGGCCAGGGTTATTTTTGACAGAGGGGAGGCAAATGCAGATGTATGA
- a CDS encoding bifunctional cobalt-precorrin-7 (C(5))-methyltransferase/cobalt-precorrin-6B (C(15))-methyltransferase encodes MANVIYIIGIGEDGAGGLTPGSLRKVQESEVLLGGERQLSFFSRYDGEKITLQGGLKPFADKLEGLWKAGKRIAVLASGDPLFFGIGGYLAKRFGPEQVEVIPYYSSVQLAFSRLGDSWQDAELISLHGRPINGLAQRIDGRQKIALLTDEVNTPARIAAYLREFGMTEYQPFVCERLGGPEEVCRFWELEELEQAEFAALNVVILRRKPGSTVEVRRGFAYPDGVFQQRKPEKGLITKREVRAFVLSELYLSEDAIVWDIGSGSGAVAVECARIARLGRVYALEKGADNLPNIEANRRKFRADFAIIHEKAPQGLDKLPDPDAVFIGGSGGELAAIIAHSAARLRPGGRIVVGAITIETLHGSMEALALAGFVPEVTMLQASRGKPILGMTRFEGMNPVYVVSGQKTV; translated from the coding sequence GTGGCTAATGTAATTTATATCATCGGTATCGGCGAGGATGGCGCAGGCGGGCTGACGCCGGGTAGCTTGAGAAAAGTGCAGGAGAGCGAGGTACTGCTCGGCGGGGAGAGGCAACTGTCGTTTTTCAGCCGGTACGATGGGGAAAAGATCACGCTGCAGGGCGGGCTGAAGCCTTTTGCCGATAAGCTGGAGGGATTGTGGAAAGCAGGAAAACGTATTGCTGTGCTGGCTTCGGGGGATCCGCTGTTTTTTGGGATTGGCGGCTACCTTGCCAAAAGGTTCGGGCCGGAGCAGGTCGAAGTGATTCCGTATTACAGCAGTGTGCAGCTTGCTTTTTCCCGGCTGGGTGACAGCTGGCAGGATGCAGAGCTTATCAGTCTGCACGGCAGGCCGATTAACGGGCTGGCCCAGCGGATTGACGGCAGGCAGAAGATTGCTCTTTTGACGGATGAAGTCAATACTCCTGCGCGGATTGCAGCTTACCTGCGGGAGTTTGGCATGACAGAGTATCAGCCTTTTGTCTGCGAGCGGCTGGGCGGCCCGGAAGAGGTCTGCCGGTTCTGGGAACTGGAGGAGCTGGAGCAGGCGGAGTTTGCAGCACTAAATGTAGTGATTCTGCGGCGGAAGCCGGGAAGTACGGTGGAGGTGCGGCGCGGATTCGCATATCCCGATGGGGTGTTCCAGCAGCGAAAGCCGGAAAAGGGCCTGATTACCAAACGGGAGGTCCGCGCTTTTGTCCTGTCGGAGCTGTATCTGTCCGAGGATGCGATTGTCTGGGATATCGGCTCCGGCTCCGGTGCAGTAGCGGTGGAGTGTGCGCGGATTGCCCGTCTTGGCAGGGTCTATGCCCTGGAAAAAGGGGCAGATAATCTGCCCAACATTGAAGCCAACCGCCGGAAGTTTCGTGCGGATTTTGCAATTATCCATGAAAAAGCCCCGCAGGGGCTGGATAAGCTTCCAGACCCTGACGCTGTGTTCATCGGCGGCAGCGGCGGTGAGCTGGCAGCTATAATTGCACATAGTGCGGCCCGGCTGCGGCCCGGAGGGCGGATCGTTGTGGGAGCCATCACGATTGAGACGCTGCATGGCAGCATGGAGGCACTGGCACTCGCCGGATTTGTTCCGGAAGTAACGATGCTGCAGGCCTCGCGGGGCAAACCGATTCTTGGCATGACCCGGTTTGAAGGGATGAATCCCGTCTATGTGGTCAGCGGCCAAAAGACGGTTTAA
- the corA gene encoding magnesium/cobalt transporter CorA, which translates to MKIRLVNAGVFTTIEDIEETLTAPTEGFYWIDADVEDLELLQPLYNLHDLAVEDCLSEEEQRPKIEIYESHYFIVVNSIRFDDEEIFLRALNVFLGRHYIITVTKQKIHELRVLKPILWEQEVSEPDRFLYHLIDTVVDNYFSVGDRIEVRIEKLEEDILMHTKKSHLSEIIGLRSEILWLKKMLGPQKEVINTLNKKDLRLIDDQLQKYFSDIYENAVKISETFETYRDLMGNLREAYQSSIANRANEIMRVFTAITTIFMPLTVITGIYGMNFDNIPETHSEYGYYGVIAVMVTLGCGMLFVFRKKDWL; encoded by the coding sequence ATGAAAATCCGGCTGGTGAACGCAGGGGTTTTTACAACTATTGAGGATATTGAAGAAACACTGACAGCCCCTACAGAGGGCTTCTACTGGATTGATGCGGATGTTGAGGATTTGGAGCTGCTTCAGCCCCTATACAATCTGCATGACCTGGCCGTTGAGGATTGCCTCAGCGAAGAGGAGCAGCGCCCGAAGATTGAAATTTATGAAAGCCATTATTTTATAGTTGTCAACAGTATCCGTTTTGATGACGAGGAGATTTTCCTCCGTGCACTGAACGTGTTTCTCGGCAGACATTACATTATTACCGTCACCAAACAAAAGATCCATGAACTGCGTGTGCTGAAACCCATCCTGTGGGAGCAGGAGGTCAGCGAGCCGGACCGCTTCCTGTACCATCTGATCGACACTGTCGTGGATAACTATTTCTCCGTCGGCGACCGGATTGAAGTGCGGATTGAGAAGCTGGAAGAGGATATTCTTATGCATACCAAGAAATCGCATCTTAGCGAGATTATCGGTCTGCGCAGCGAAATTCTCTGGCTGAAGAAGATGCTTGGACCGCAGAAAGAGGTTATCAACACCCTAAATAAAAAAGACCTCCGCCTGATCGATGACCAGCTGCAGAAGTATTTTAGCGATATTTATGAAAATGCGGTCAAAATCTCTGAAACCTTCGAGACCTACCGCGATCTTATGGGCAACTTGCGCGAGGCATACCAATCGAGTATTGCCAACCGTGCCAACGAAATTATGAGAGTATTTACAGCCATTACAACGATATTCATGCCGCTGACCGTAATTACCGGGATCTACGGGATGAACTTTGACAATATTCCCGAGACCCATTCAGAGTACGGCTACTATGGCGTTATTGCCGTTATGGTGACGCTCGGCTGCGGGATGCTGTTTGTTTTCCGCAAAAAGGATTGGCTATGA
- the cobM gene encoding precorrin-4 C(11)-methyltransferase: MTEVQLEPKVYIVGAGPGDPELITVKGSRILRSADLVLYADSLVSEELISSAKPGAEVLQSSGMDLERQVELMAEAVQAGKSVARVHTGDPSMYGAILEQMSLLKLCGVGYEIVPGVSSVFASAAALGAELTVPELTQTVILTRAEGRTPVPEREQLRRLASHHCTVALFLSASLAGHAAEEFLAAGWSPDTPVAVVKRATWPDQQILRTTVERLEADLREAGITMHAMILAGWALDPGLVDRDAHRSKLYDKTFTHGCREGTGNHG; the protein is encoded by the coding sequence ATGACGGAAGTACAGCTGGAACCTAAGGTCTACATCGTCGGGGCAGGACCCGGCGATCCTGAGCTGATTACCGTTAAGGGCAGCCGTATTCTGCGCTCGGCCGATCTCGTATTGTACGCCGATTCGCTGGTCAGTGAAGAGCTGATCTCCAGCGCGAAGCCTGGTGCTGAGGTGCTGCAAAGCTCAGGGATGGATCTGGAGCGACAGGTGGAGCTGATGGCAGAAGCGGTGCAGGCCGGCAAAAGCGTAGCACGTGTGCATACAGGCGACCCCTCGATGTATGGTGCGATCCTGGAGCAGATGTCGCTGCTGAAGCTGTGCGGCGTCGGCTATGAGATCGTGCCGGGTGTCAGCTCTGTTTTTGCCTCAGCGGCGGCACTTGGCGCGGAGCTGACGGTGCCGGAGCTGACGCAGACGGTCATTCTGACCCGTGCCGAAGGACGCACGCCCGTGCCCGAGCGCGAGCAGTTGCGCCGTCTGGCCAGCCATCACTGCACGGTGGCACTGTTCCTCAGCGCTTCACTGGCCGGACATGCGGCGGAGGAATTCCTCGCCGCCGGATGGAGTCCGGACACGCCTGTGGCTGTGGTCAAACGGGCCACCTGGCCGGATCAGCAGATTCTGCGGACAACGGTAGAGAGACTGGAGGCTGACCTGCGTGAAGCGGGCATTACGATGCATGCGATGATTCTGGCCGGCTGGGCACTGGATCCCGGGCTGGTCGACCGCGATGCTCACCGCTCAAAGCTGTACGACAAGACGTTTACCCACGGCTGCCGGGAAGGGACCGGCAATCATGGATAA
- a CDS encoding immunity 53 family protein, with amino-acid sequence MNVLQWLEVWYSRQCDGDWEHSQVVSITTLDNPGWSVDIFLGGTELEDKGFELLNIDRSDLDWVYGKVSDNIFQGRGGVNNLEEILQIFQQWAMLNED; translated from the coding sequence ATGAATGTTTTACAATGGCTTGAAGTGTGGTATTCACGGCAATGTGACGGAGATTGGGAACACAGCCAGGTTGTCAGCATCACGACACTTGATAATCCCGGGTGGTCTGTTGACATTTTTCTGGGGGGAACTGAACTGGAGGATAAAGGTTTTGAACTGCTGAATATTGACAGGTCGGATCTCGACTGGGTATACGGCAAGGTAAGCGATAATATTTTCCAGGGAAGAGGAGGAGTGAACAATTTAGAAGAGATCCTACAAATATTTCAGCAATGGGCAATGCTTAACGAAGATTAG
- a CDS encoding cobyrinate a,c-diamide synthase: protein MYEWEGDGLPLQRRARILVAGTGSGSGKTTVTLGLIRAFARQGLNVQGFKCGPDYIDPAYHAAVTGRSPRNLDSWMTSGEYLLEYFLRSSAEADLSVIEGVMGLYDGKEATGLTGSTAEIAILTESPVLLVLDVRSMGRSAAAIVLGFQQLELRVRIAAVIVNRCGSASHYQTVKAAIEAACGIPVLGWLLRDSGLDIPERHLGLLPAVERGELEPLFDRAADLLAEGTDLSALLQLAGAAPPLRHPLLLPEIPLAEISLFGDPPQGGSPAEDYPVAASGCLREDQPAGIAETGLPTNPAPDLHLSRGVESERAAASQRPDQPEIASKSAAIFPAVSPSSHLPIAPSLASASYQPPVHPIHPSLVPADYRPVLAVAHDAAFNFYYTDNLELLVRAGARLAEFSPLRGEGIPPDADGIYIGGGFPEEFASVIAGNKAFLNGIRSAAAGGMPLYAECGGYMVLARSLTDRSGNLHEMAGIIPAHTVMQERRAALGYREVTAIRDCLLLQQGETLRGHEFHYSVMSYDHGEPRTFAYESKGRGGSQPEGYVSGNVMAAYAHIHLASYLPAAARFVAACRAYHERK, encoded by the coding sequence ATGTATGAGTGGGAAGGAGACGGGCTTCCGTTGCAGCGGCGTGCCCGCATCCTTGTAGCCGGTACAGGCAGCGGTTCGGGAAAAACGACTGTAACACTTGGGCTGATACGGGCGTTTGCCCGGCAGGGACTGAATGTACAGGGCTTCAAATGCGGCCCGGATTACATTGATCCGGCCTATCATGCCGCTGTCACCGGACGATCCCCCCGGAATCTTGATTCCTGGATGACCTCAGGCGAGTATTTGCTGGAGTACTTTCTGCGCTCCTCAGCGGAAGCGGATCTTTCGGTGATCGAAGGGGTCATGGGGCTGTATGACGGCAAAGAAGCGACAGGGCTAACCGGCTCAACCGCCGAGATTGCCATCCTGACAGAAAGTCCGGTTTTGCTGGTGCTCGATGTCCGCAGCATGGGCCGCAGTGCGGCGGCAATAGTACTGGGCTTCCAGCAGCTGGAGCTGCGCGTACGTATTGCCGCAGTTATCGTGAACCGCTGCGGCAGCGCCAGCCATTACCAGACGGTGAAGGCGGCGATTGAAGCTGCCTGTGGAATTCCCGTGCTGGGCTGGCTGCTGCGGGATAGCGGGCTCGACATTCCGGAGCGGCATTTGGGCCTGCTGCCCGCCGTTGAGCGGGGGGAGCTGGAGCCCTTGTTCGACCGTGCCGCCGATCTGCTGGCGGAGGGCACCGACCTCTCGGCGCTGCTGCAGCTTGCCGGAGCAGCGCCCCCGCTGCGGCATCCGCTCCTCTTACCGGAGATCCCGCTGGCAGAGATCTCCCTGTTTGGTGACCCTCCACAGGGCGGGTCGCCAGCTGAAGACTACCCGGTGGCGGCGTCCGGATGCCTGCGTGAAGATCAACCGGCAGGCATCGCGGAAACAGGATTACCAACTAATCCTGCTCCCGATTTGCACCTTTCCCGGGGTGTGGAAAGTGAACGGGCAGCTGCTTCCCAGCGGCCAGACCAACCGGAAATCGCTAGCAAATCCGCTGCGATATTCCCAGCCGTATCTCCAAGTAGCCATCTTCCCATCGCTCCGTCACTCGCGTCAGCCAGCTACCAGCCGCCGGTTCACCCCATCCATCCGTCCCTTGTACCAGCCGACTACCGCCCGGTTCTTGCCGTTGCCCATGATGCGGCATTTAATTTCTATTACACCGACAATCTGGAGCTGTTGGTTCGAGCCGGTGCAAGACTGGCTGAATTCAGCCCGCTGCGCGGCGAGGGCATTCCGCCGGATGCGGACGGCATCTATATCGGCGGCGGGTTTCCCGAAGAGTTCGCTTCTGTGATCGCGGGGAACAAGGCTTTCCTGAACGGCATCCGGTCAGCTGCGGCGGGCGGAATGCCGCTCTATGCCGAATGTGGCGGCTATATGGTACTGGCCCGCAGTCTGACCGACCGCAGCGGGAACTTGCATGAGATGGCCGGGATTATTCCGGCCCATACGGTTATGCAGGAGCGTCGTGCGGCGCTTGGTTACCGGGAAGTTACCGCGATCCGGGACTGCCTGCTGCTGCAGCAGGGAGAGACGCTGCGCGGACATGAATTTCATTACTCCGTCATGAGTTATGACCATGGAGAGCCGAGGACCTTTGCGTATGAGAGCAAAGGGAGGGGCGGCAGCCAGCCGGAAGGTTATGTAAGCGGCAATGTGATGGCAGCTTATGCCCATATTCATCTGGCTTCTTATCTGCCGGCCGCCGCACGGTTTGTCGCAGCATGCCGGGCCTATCATGAACGTAAGTAA
- a CDS encoding precorrin-8X methylmutase, whose translation MDFGTDFKPLTVQPQEIESLSFQMITKELGVHYFNAIQYPVVQRIIHASADFELGRSLVFHPRAIEAGIAAILQGKPIIADVRMVEAGIAKERIHKYGGDVRVHISDPDVIEEAKMLGTTRAIVATRKACKEAPGGIYVIGNAPTALLELIRLVKEGAAQPGLVIGMPVGFVSAAESKDELRKLDIPYITNIGRKGGSTVVVAAVNALSLLAVRQDTEQQESGR comes from the coding sequence TTGGACTTTGGAACGGATTTCAAACCGCTGACGGTGCAGCCGCAGGAAATTGAGAGCTTGAGCTTTCAAATGATCACGAAGGAACTGGGAGTACATTATTTTAACGCTATACAGTATCCGGTGGTGCAGCGGATCATCCACGCATCTGCCGATTTCGAGCTGGGGCGGAGTCTGGTGTTTCATCCCCGGGCGATTGAAGCGGGTATAGCTGCCATTCTGCAGGGCAAGCCGATCATTGCCGATGTGCGGATGGTAGAGGCCGGTATCGCCAAGGAAAGGATACATAAATACGGCGGAGATGTCAGGGTGCATATTTCCGATCCGGATGTCATCGAAGAAGCCAAAATGCTGGGGACGACCCGGGCGATTGTCGCGACGCGCAAAGCTTGTAAGGAAGCTCCCGGCGGGATATATGTTATCGGCAATGCGCCTACGGCGCTGCTGGAGTTGATTCGTCTGGTAAAAGAAGGAGCGGCCCAGCCCGGACTTGTCATCGGCATGCCCGTTGGTTTCGTATCCGCTGCCGAATCCAAAGATGAGCTGCGCAAGCTGGATATTCCCTACATTACGAACATAGGCCGCAAAGGCGGCAGTACGGTCGTTGTAGCAGCGGTGAATGCCTTAAGCCTGCTGGCTGTCCGGCAGGATACTGAGCAACAGGAATCTGGACGGTAG
- a CDS encoding ROK family protein → MKLLGAIEAGGTKFVCGVGNEDGTIIDRVSFPTTTPEETMGLVIDYFGNKQVDAIGIGSFGPIDPVLGSPTYGYITTTPKPHWGQYNLVGAVGGQFNVPIGFDTDVNGAALGEYKWGAAQGLDSCLYITVGTGIGAGAVVGGELIHGLSHPEMGHILVPRHPEDNFAGFCPYHGDCLEGLAAGPAIGSRWGQPAGELPADHPAWAMEAHYLAHALMNYVLILSPQKIVMGGGVMKQSQLFPLIHAKLQELLGGYVQHPALNEGISNYVVSPQLGDNAGLSGALGLAKMALDRA, encoded by the coding sequence GTGAAATTGTTGGGAGCGATTGAAGCAGGGGGAACGAAGTTTGTATGCGGAGTGGGGAATGAGGACGGGACGATAATCGACCGGGTCAGCTTTCCAACGACAACGCCCGAAGAGACGATGGGACTCGTGATCGATTATTTTGGCAATAAACAAGTCGACGCCATCGGCATCGGCTCATTTGGACCCATTGATCCGGTGCTGGGAAGCCCTACGTATGGATATATTACGACGACTCCGAAACCTCACTGGGGACAATATAATTTGGTAGGAGCCGTAGGCGGACAATTCAATGTGCCGATCGGTTTTGATACGGATGTGAATGGAGCAGCGTTGGGTGAATACAAATGGGGCGCGGCTCAGGGGCTGGACAGCTGTCTTTATATTACCGTTGGCACAGGCATCGGGGCCGGGGCAGTGGTCGGCGGTGAGCTGATTCACGGCTTATCCCATCCTGAAATGGGGCATATTCTCGTGCCGCGCCATCCGGAGGACAACTTTGCAGGCTTTTGCCCTTATCATGGGGATTGCCTAGAAGGCCTGGCCGCAGGTCCGGCGATCGGCAGCCGTTGGGGCCAGCCGGCAGGCGAACTGCCTGCGGATCACCCGGCTTGGGCCATGGAGGCCCATTATCTGGCGCATGCACTAATGAATTATGTGCTTATTCTGTCTCCGCAGAAGATCGTTATGGGCGGCGGTGTCATGAAGCAAAGTCAGCTGTTCCCGTTAATCCATGCCAAGCTGCAAGAGTTGCTGGGGGGTTATGTGCAGCATCCTGCGCTGAATGAAGGCATCAGCAACTATGTTGTTTCACCACAGCTTGGAGACAATGCCGGACTGTCCGGAGCGCTTGGATTAGCCAAAATGGCATTGGACAGAGCCTAA